One part of the Glycine soja cultivar W05 chromosome 11, ASM419377v2, whole genome shotgun sequence genome encodes these proteins:
- the LOC114373658 gene encoding translin-associated protein X isoform X2: protein MLHSLRFSLFMASKHRIAGTNIQSSAKRARTMATSSTAIEPALKEAFSRYTQCLNDLNDKRERVVKASRDVTMNSKKVIFQVHRMSKYNKVEVLEKAEKDLAAVTDQYMSRLVKELQGTDFWKLRRAYSPGIQEYVEAATFYGFCKSGTLLKLDEINKTLLPLSDPSLDPLQINILDYILGVADLTGELMRLAIGRISDGELEFAEKICRFARDVYRELTLVVPHMDDSSDMKTKMDVMLQSVMKIENACFGVHVRGSEYIPLLGSNDPSSFLVGVPDIEL from the exons ATGTTGCACAGTTTAAGGTTTTCTCTATTCATGGCATCCAAACATCGAa TTGCAGGGACCAACATTCAGAGCTCCGCAAAGAGGGCAAGAACCATGGCCACGTCCTCCACAGCCATTGAACCCGCTTTGAAGGAGGCTTTTTCCAGATATACTCAGTGTCTCAATGACCTC AATGACAAACGTGAAAGAGTGGTCAAAGCAAGTCGTGATGTAACAATGAATAGTAAGAAAGTCATATTTCAAGTGCACAG GATGAGTAAATACAATAAAGTGGAAGTACTTGAGAAAGCTGAAAAGGATTTAGCAGCTGTGACAGATCAGTACATGTCACGACTAGTCAAAGAATTGCAGGGAACTGATTTTTGGAAGCTAAGACGAGCATACTCACCTGGG ATACAGGAGTATGTTGAAGCTGCTACATTCTATGGTTTCTGTAAAAGTGGAACTCTTTTGAAGCTTGATGAGATAAACAAAACATTGCTACCACTTAGTGATCCATCTCTTGATCCTCTGCAGATAAATATCCTTGACTATATATTAggg GTTGCAGATTTGACTGGAGAGTTGATGCGTTTAGCAATAGGTAGGATATCAGATGGTGAACTTGAGTTTGCTGAGAAGATATGCAGATTTGCACGTGATGTATACAGGGAGCTTACACTTGTAGTGCCACATATGGATGACAGTTCTGATATGAAAACAAAGATGGATGTAATGCTCCAAAGTGTCATGAAAATAGAGAATG CTTGCTTTGGTGTTCATGTGAGAGGGTCAGAGTATATTCCACTTCTTGGATCCAACGATCCAAGTTCTTTCTTAGTGGGAGTTCCAGATATTGAACTATGA
- the LOC114373658 gene encoding translin-associated protein X isoform X1: protein MLHSLRFSLFMASKHRIAGTNIQSSAKRARTMATSSTAIEPALKEAFSRYTQCLNDLNDKRERVVKASRDVTMNSKKVIFQVHRMSKYNKVEVLEKAEKDLAAVTDQYMSRLVKELQGTDFWKLRRAYSPGIQEYVEAATFYGFCKSGTLLKLDEINKTLLPLSDPSLDPLQINILDYILGFKDQLGQNRGSSYLFVKEVADLTGELMRLAIGRISDGELEFAEKICRFARDVYRELTLVVPHMDDSSDMKTKMDVMLQSVMKIENACFGVHVRGSEYIPLLGSNDPSSFLVGVPDIEL, encoded by the exons ATGTTGCACAGTTTAAGGTTTTCTCTATTCATGGCATCCAAACATCGAa TTGCAGGGACCAACATTCAGAGCTCCGCAAAGAGGGCAAGAACCATGGCCACGTCCTCCACAGCCATTGAACCCGCTTTGAAGGAGGCTTTTTCCAGATATACTCAGTGTCTCAATGACCTC AATGACAAACGTGAAAGAGTGGTCAAAGCAAGTCGTGATGTAACAATGAATAGTAAGAAAGTCATATTTCAAGTGCACAG GATGAGTAAATACAATAAAGTGGAAGTACTTGAGAAAGCTGAAAAGGATTTAGCAGCTGTGACAGATCAGTACATGTCACGACTAGTCAAAGAATTGCAGGGAACTGATTTTTGGAAGCTAAGACGAGCATACTCACCTGGG ATACAGGAGTATGTTGAAGCTGCTACATTCTATGGTTTCTGTAAAAGTGGAACTCTTTTGAAGCTTGATGAGATAAACAAAACATTGCTACCACTTAGTGATCCATCTCTTGATCCTCTGCAGATAAATATCCTTGACTATATATTAggg TTTAAGGATCAATTGGGGCAAAATAGAGGTTCAAGTTATCTATTTGTGAAAGAG GTTGCAGATTTGACTGGAGAGTTGATGCGTTTAGCAATAGGTAGGATATCAGATGGTGAACTTGAGTTTGCTGAGAAGATATGCAGATTTGCACGTGATGTATACAGGGAGCTTACACTTGTAGTGCCACATATGGATGACAGTTCTGATATGAAAACAAAGATGGATGTAATGCTCCAAAGTGTCATGAAAATAGAGAATG CTTGCTTTGGTGTTCATGTGAGAGGGTCAGAGTATATTCCACTTCTTGGATCCAACGATCCAAGTTCTTTCTTAGTGGGAGTTCCAGATATTGAACTATGA